A single window of Streptococcus cristatus ATCC 51100 DNA harbors:
- a CDS encoding acetyl-CoA carboxylase biotin carboxylase subunit, whose product MFRKILIANRGEIAVRIIRAARELGIDTVAVYSTADKEALHTLLADEAVCIGPAKSTDSYLNMNAVLSAAVLTGAEAIHPGFGFLSENSKFATMCEEVGIKFIGPSGAVMDLMGDKINARAQMIKAKVPVIPGSDGEVHTSEEALEVAEKIGYPVMLKASAGGGGKGIRKVEKPEDLVAAFESASSEAKAAFGNGAMYMERVIYPARHIEVQILADQQGHVVHLGERDCSLQRNNQKVLEESPSVAIGKTLRQQIGEAAVRAAESVGYENAGTIEFLLDEAKGEFYFMEMNTRVQVEHPVTEFVTGVDIVKEQIKIADGQELSFSQEDVEIRGHAIECRINAENPAFNFAPSPGKISNLYLPSGGVGLRVDSAVYPGYTIPPYYDSMIAKIIVHGENRFDALMKMQRALYELEIDGVVTNSSFQLDLISDPNVIAGDYDTAFLMEKFLPAYQEKK is encoded by the coding sequence ATGTTTCGTAAAATTTTAATTGCTAACCGTGGGGAAATTGCGGTCAGAATTATTCGTGCAGCTCGCGAGCTGGGAATTGATACAGTCGCTGTTTATTCAACGGCTGATAAGGAAGCGCTCCACACCCTACTGGCTGATGAGGCAGTCTGCATCGGGCCAGCCAAGTCTACGGATTCTTATCTGAACATGAACGCGGTCCTGTCTGCTGCTGTTCTGACAGGTGCAGAAGCCATTCACCCTGGTTTTGGTTTTTTGAGTGAAAACTCTAAATTTGCGACCATGTGCGAAGAAGTCGGCATTAAGTTTATTGGACCTTCAGGTGCTGTTATGGACTTGATGGGGGACAAGATTAATGCTCGGGCTCAGATGATTAAGGCAAAAGTGCCGGTTATCCCAGGTTCTGACGGGGAAGTCCATACCTCTGAAGAAGCCTTGGAAGTGGCCGAAAAGATTGGCTATCCAGTCATGCTCAAAGCTTCTGCTGGCGGTGGTGGAAAGGGTATTCGTAAGGTTGAAAAGCCTGAGGATTTAGTAGCGGCCTTTGAGTCTGCTTCTAGTGAAGCCAAAGCGGCTTTTGGGAATGGCGCTATGTATATGGAGCGAGTTATCTATCCAGCGCGCCATATTGAGGTGCAGATTTTGGCAGATCAGCAGGGGCATGTAGTCCACTTGGGCGAGCGAGATTGCTCTTTGCAGCGGAATAATCAGAAGGTGCTGGAAGAAAGTCCATCTGTGGCAATTGGTAAAACCCTACGTCAGCAGATTGGTGAAGCAGCTGTTCGGGCTGCTGAGTCTGTCGGCTATGAAAATGCCGGAACGATTGAATTTCTGCTGGATGAAGCCAAGGGTGAATTCTACTTTATGGAGATGAATACTCGGGTGCAGGTAGAGCATCCAGTGACTGAGTTTGTTACCGGTGTGGATATTGTTAAAGAGCAGATTAAGATTGCAGATGGTCAAGAGCTGTCCTTCAGTCAAGAAGATGTTGAGATTCGAGGACATGCGATTGAATGTCGGATTAACGCTGAAAATCCAGCCTTTAACTTTGCACCGAGCCCAGGCAAGATTTCCAATCTTTATCTGCCAAGTGGCGGAGTGGGATTACGCGTGGATTCGGCGGTCTATCCTGGCTACACCATTCCTCCTTACTATGACAGTATGATTGCCAAAATCATCGTTCACGGGGAAAATCGCTTTGATGCCCTGATGAAGATGCAACGGGCTCTCTATGAGCTAGAAATCGACGGTGTCGTGACCAATAGCAGTTTCCAACTGGATCTGATTTCAGATCCTAATGTGATTGCTGGTGATTATGATACAGCCTTTCTCATGGAGAAGTTCCTTCCGGCTTATCAAGAGAAAAAATAG
- the accD gene encoding acetyl-CoA carboxylase, carboxyltransferase subunit beta: MPLFSKKDKYIRINPNRSSRALPQPKPEVPDELFSKCPGCKHTIYQKDLGAERVCPSCGYTFRISAFERLSLTVDEGSFEELFTGIETTDPLHFPNYQEKLAKMREKTGLDEAVLTGIALIKGQKLALGIMDSNFIMASMGTIVGEKITRLFEYATEHQLPVVLFTASGGARMQEGIMSLMQMAKTSAAVQRHSKAGLFYLTVLTDPTTGGVTASFAMEGDIILAEAQALVGFAGRRVIESTVREKLPDDFQKAEFLLEHGFVDAIVKRGELRDRIATLLRFHGGDQ, encoded by the coding sequence ATGCCTTTGTTTTCAAAAAAGGATAAATATATTCGGATCAATCCTAATCGTTCCTCTCGTGCCTTGCCTCAGCCAAAACCAGAAGTTCCAGATGAGCTTTTTTCCAAGTGCCCTGGTTGTAAGCATACCATTTATCAAAAAGATTTGGGGGCAGAGCGTGTCTGTCCAAGCTGTGGCTATACTTTTCGGATTTCAGCTTTTGAGCGTCTGAGTTTGACGGTGGATGAAGGAAGCTTTGAGGAATTGTTCACCGGTATTGAGACGACAGATCCCTTACATTTTCCAAATTATCAAGAAAAACTGGCAAAGATGCGGGAAAAGACTGGCCTAGATGAGGCCGTTTTGACTGGAATCGCTCTGATAAAAGGCCAAAAATTAGCCCTTGGGATCATGGATTCCAACTTTATCATGGCTTCCATGGGAACGATTGTCGGAGAGAAGATTACCCGTCTCTTTGAGTATGCGACAGAGCATCAGTTGCCAGTCGTCCTCTTTACGGCTTCTGGCGGTGCCCGCATGCAGGAAGGTATCATGAGCTTGATGCAAATGGCTAAAACTTCTGCTGCTGTACAACGTCATTCAAAGGCTGGTCTTTTTTACCTGACCGTTTTGACAGATCCTACTACAGGTGGTGTCACAGCCTCTTTTGCTATGGAGGGCGATATTATCTTGGCGGAAGCGCAGGCTTTGGTAGGCTTTGCCGGTCGTCGGGTTATTGAGTCTACTGTACGGGAAAAATTGCCAGATGACTTCCAAAAGGCAGAGTTTTTGCTGGAACATGGCTTTGTTGATGCGATTGTCAAACGTGGTGAATTGCGGGATCGGATTGCTACTCTCTTGAGATTTCATGGAGGTGACCAATGA
- a CDS encoding acetyl-CoA carboxylase carboxyl transferase subunit alpha, which translates to MTKISQIIKAARDQSRLTALDFAQGIFDDFVELHGDRGFRDDGAVIGGIGTLNGQPVTVVGIQKGRNLQDNLRRNFGQPHPEGYRKALRLMKQAEKFGRPVVTFINTAGAYPGVGAEERGQGEAIARNLMEMSDLKVPIIAIIIGEGGSGGALALAVADKVWMLENSMYAILSPEGFASILWKDGSRAMEAAEMMKITSHELLQMGVVDKVIPERGFNKNELLAAVKQEISTELAELSKLSLEQLLEDRYQRFRKY; encoded by the coding sequence ATGACAAAAATCAGTCAGATTATCAAAGCAGCGCGTGATCAGTCCCGTTTGACGGCTCTGGATTTTGCCCAAGGCATTTTTGATGATTTTGTGGAACTGCACGGAGATCGTGGTTTTCGTGATGATGGTGCTGTCATTGGCGGTATCGGAACATTAAATGGTCAGCCAGTCACAGTGGTCGGCATTCAAAAAGGTCGCAATTTGCAAGATAATTTACGGCGGAACTTTGGTCAACCTCATCCGGAAGGCTATCGCAAGGCTCTACGTCTCATGAAGCAGGCTGAGAAATTCGGCCGTCCAGTCGTGACCTTTATCAATACGGCTGGTGCCTATCCTGGCGTCGGTGCTGAGGAGCGCGGACAAGGCGAAGCCATTGCCCGTAATCTCATGGAAATGAGTGATCTGAAAGTGCCCATTATTGCCATTATCATCGGCGAGGGTGGCTCTGGCGGGGCACTGGCCTTAGCAGTTGCTGATAAGGTCTGGATGCTGGAAAACTCTATGTATGCCATTCTCAGTCCAGAAGGCTTTGCCTCGATTTTATGGAAGGATGGCAGCCGAGCAATGGAGGCGGCGGAGATGATGAAAATCACCTCGCACGAGCTTTTGCAGATGGGTGTCGTTGATAAGGTCATCCCCGAACGTGGCTTTAATAAAAATGAGCTCTTAGCTGCAGTCAAGCAAGAGATCAGTACTGAACTAGCGGAACTTTCCAAACTTTCTCTCGAGCAACTTTTGGAAGATCGCTATCAGCGTTTTAGAAAATATTAG
- a CDS encoding carboxymuconolactone decarboxylase family protein, with protein MSEFTIHTIESAPAEVKEVLETVQKDNGGYIPNLIGLLANAPTALETYRTVGAINRRNSLTPTEREVVQITAAVTNGCAFCVAGHTAFSIKQIQMNDDLLEALRNRTPIDTDPKLDTLAKFTIAVINTKGRVGDEALADFLEAGYTHENALDVVLGVSLATLCNYANNLANTPINPELQPYA; from the coding sequence ATGTCAGAATTTACTATCCATACGATTGAGTCTGCACCAGCTGAGGTGAAAGAGGTTTTAGAAACGGTTCAAAAAGATAACGGTGGCTACATTCCTAATCTTATCGGTCTTTTGGCCAATGCGCCAACAGCTTTGGAAACTTATCGGACGGTTGGGGCTATCAATCGTCGAAACAGCCTGACACCGACTGAACGTGAAGTGGTGCAGATTACGGCCGCGGTCACTAATGGCTGTGCTTTCTGTGTAGCGGGTCATACAGCTTTTTCAATCAAGCAGATTCAAATGAATGATGATCTTTTGGAGGCTCTGCGCAATCGTACTCCGATTGATACAGATCCGAAGCTAGATACGCTTGCTAAATTTACCATTGCTGTCATTAATACTAAGGGACGGGTCGGAGATGAGGCTTTGGCAGACTTCCTAGAAGCGGGCTATACGCATGAGAATGCTCTGGATGTGGTTCTGGGTGTCAGCCTTGCGACCCTCTGCAATTATGCCAATAATCTGGCCAATACGCCAATAAATCCAGAATTGCAGCCTTATGCCTAG
- a CDS encoding TetR/AcrR family transcriptional regulator, giving the protein MPPKNKFTRDEIIQAALGIVREDGLAGLTARSLAERLQSSPKVIFGQFENMEDLSHSVVRAAEFVLVQYIRSALERAKPFRAVGMAYILFASQEPQLFKILYLNPHKHPIESFKDFLPQKDHSYQQILESIVEDYPMPIESAEFVYQHLFIYSHGLASMIASGIYSFSQEEVTERLTQVFTALLKEMKGKQE; this is encoded by the coding sequence ATGCCACCTAAAAATAAATTTACTCGTGATGAAATTATCCAAGCAGCTCTAGGGATTGTCAGAGAAGACGGTTTGGCTGGTTTGACCGCTCGTTCTCTAGCGGAACGATTACAGTCTAGTCCCAAGGTTATTTTCGGTCAGTTTGAAAATATGGAGGATCTAAGTCATTCGGTTGTTCGGGCGGCTGAATTCGTTCTGGTCCAATATATTCGTTCGGCTTTGGAGCGAGCCAAGCCTTTCAGAGCAGTTGGCATGGCCTATATCCTTTTTGCCAGTCAGGAGCCTCAGCTCTTTAAAATTCTCTATCTAAATCCTCACAAGCACCCCATTGAGTCTTTCAAGGACTTTTTACCTCAGAAAGACCATAGTTATCAGCAGATATTAGAGTCGATTGTGGAGGATTATCCCATGCCCATAGAAAGTGCAGAGTTCGTTTATCAGCATTTATTTATCTATTCTCATGGTTTGGCTAGCATGATAGCATCGGGTATTTATTCTTTTAGTCAGGAGGAAGTGACAGAGCGCTTAACGCAAGTATTTACTGCCCTCCTAAAGGAAATGAAAGGAAAGCAAGAATGA
- a CDS encoding FtsX-like permease family protein produces MFSIKDLYRLVVVSIISFCAVFVTNLFLNFYLDIRLLDQTNWLPEIRAAYDAQVAISWLIASISGAVLSLTSILLLFFYIRQFIDQHKPELGVLKALGYKNWEIARKFWLFSLPIGLGTGTGYFSSFAMMPHFYQLRNQSGVLPEITIRQHWSLFLFLVVLPTLSFAALAVLYASYCLRLPALDLLKRVSPSRKPPKRKTVKQIRKDRPFLKDLSASLLWSRKLLIFFVIFGSMCFSAMIQLSFGMKELTDETIQIMMMSIGTVLSVAILYLSLGVLLQENQETLAIMKVFGYSRNECHKSLFAPYRILAFLGFVLGTGYQYGIMQLLLRLMEKSIAQKVDYDFDFGVCLMTLLVFVLVYESLIYLSNRRIDQLTIKQVMLGE; encoded by the coding sequence ATGTTTTCAATAAAAGATTTGTATAGATTAGTCGTTGTATCAATTATCAGCTTTTGTGCGGTCTTTGTGACCAATCTCTTCTTAAATTTTTATCTGGATATCCGTTTACTAGATCAAACAAATTGGTTGCCTGAGATTCGAGCTGCTTACGATGCTCAAGTTGCGATTTCTTGGTTGATTGCATCCATTAGCGGAGCTGTTTTATCCCTAACATCGATACTCCTTCTCTTCTTTTACATTCGGCAATTTATTGACCAGCATAAGCCAGAATTAGGAGTTTTAAAAGCTCTGGGCTATAAAAACTGGGAAATTGCTCGAAAGTTTTGGCTTTTTAGTCTTCCAATTGGTTTGGGAACAGGCACTGGCTATTTCTCTTCTTTTGCCATGATGCCGCATTTTTATCAGTTGCGTAATCAAAGCGGAGTTTTGCCTGAAATTACCATTCGACAACATTGGTCCCTTTTCCTGTTTCTCGTTGTCTTGCCAACTTTATCCTTTGCTGCTTTAGCTGTTCTCTACGCTAGTTATTGTCTACGTTTGCCTGCTCTAGACTTGCTCAAGCGGGTCAGCCCTAGTCGAAAGCCACCAAAAAGGAAAACAGTAAAGCAAATAAGGAAGGACCGCCCCTTTTTAAAAGACCTTTCTGCCAGTCTGCTCTGGTCTAGAAAATTATTAATATTCTTTGTCATTTTCGGTTCGATGTGCTTTTCAGCTATGATTCAGCTATCATTTGGTATGAAAGAATTGACAGACGAAACCATTCAGATCATGATGATGTCAATCGGTACTGTCCTATCAGTAGCAATCCTCTATCTGTCGCTGGGAGTACTCCTGCAGGAAAATCAAGAAACCCTAGCTATTATGAAGGTTTTTGGTTATAGCAGAAATGAGTGCCATAAGAGTTTATTTGCTCCTTATCGTATTCTTGCTTTTTTGGGCTTTGTCTTAGGAACGGGCTATCAATACGGGATTATGCAGCTTTTACTCAGATTGATGGAAAAATCCATAGCTCAGAAAGTTGACTATGATTTTGATTTTGGAGTCTGCCTGATGACTTTGCTAGTCTTTGTCTTAGTCTATGAAAGTTTAATCTATTTATCCAATAGAAGGATAGATCAACTGACTATTAAGCAGGTCATGTTGGGAGAATAA
- a CDS encoding NUDIX hydrolase yields MAKDISYTQGQERFRYRAAAIIIEEEALCVMSSSSEDYFYSVGGAVRFGETSKEAVQREVFEETGQKYEIEKLAFVHENLFSNSTGILKGLDCHEICFYYLMKPHGKQFDYQHKQEQVYWIPLTDLENYKVFPKEITHILKHLQTGIQHIISKKE; encoded by the coding sequence ATGGCAAAGGATATTTCTTACACCCAAGGGCAGGAGCGCTTTCGCTATCGGGCTGCTGCAATTATCATTGAGGAGGAAGCCCTCTGTGTCATGTCATCTTCTAGCGAGGACTATTTCTATTCAGTTGGAGGGGCAGTCAGATTTGGAGAGACCTCCAAAGAAGCTGTCCAGCGAGAAGTTTTCGAAGAAACAGGACAAAAGTATGAGATTGAAAAGCTAGCTTTTGTTCATGAAAATCTATTTTCCAACTCAACCGGCATCCTCAAGGGACTAGACTGTCATGAGATTTGCTTCTATTACCTAATGAAGCCTCACGGCAAGCAATTTGATTACCAACATAAGCAAGAACAAGTCTACTGGATCCCCCTGACAGACTTGGAAAACTACAAAGTTTTTCCAAAGGAAATCACACACATCCTCAAGCACCTTCAAACAGGTATCCAGCATATCATCAGCAAAAAAGAATGA
- the truA gene encoding tRNA pseudouridine(38-40) synthase TruA — protein MTRYKALISYDGHDFAGFQRQPHARSVQEEIEKTLTRINKGQPIVIHGAGRTDSGVHALGQVIHFDLPSARDEEKLRFALDTQTPEDIDVISVEEVTEDFHARYKPHSKTYEFLVDIGRPKNPMMRHYATHYPYPLEIPLMEQAIKALEGTHDFTGFTASGTSVENKVRTITKASLTFDAQRNFLVFTFSGNGFLYKQIRNMVGTLLKIGNKRMPVNQIERILEEKDRQLAGPTAAPNGLYLKEIIYEE, from the coding sequence ATGACTCGTTATAAAGCCCTTATTTCCTACGACGGACATGACTTTGCTGGCTTTCAGCGCCAGCCTCATGCTCGGAGCGTTCAGGAAGAAATCGAAAAAACCTTAACTCGTATTAACAAAGGCCAGCCCATTGTCATCCACGGAGCTGGTCGGACCGACAGCGGCGTTCATGCGCTTGGGCAGGTCATTCACTTTGACCTCCCGTCAGCTAGGGATGAAGAAAAGCTGCGTTTTGCCTTGGATACCCAGACGCCAGAAGATATTGATGTCATTTCTGTGGAGGAAGTGACGGAAGATTTTCATGCCCGTTACAAGCCGCACAGCAAGACCTATGAGTTTCTGGTGGATATTGGTCGTCCAAAAAATCCGATGATGCGCCACTATGCGACCCATTATCCCTATCCTTTGGAGATTCCTCTGATGGAGCAGGCCATCAAAGCCTTGGAGGGAACGCACGATTTTACGGGCTTTACAGCCTCAGGTACCAGTGTGGAAAATAAGGTTCGCACGATTACAAAGGCTAGTCTGACTTTTGATGCGCAACGCAATTTTCTAGTCTTTACTTTTTCGGGCAATGGCTTTCTCTATAAGCAAATCCGCAACATGGTGGGAACCCTGCTCAAGATTGGAAATAAGCGGATGCCGGTCAACCAAATCGAACGGATTTTAGAAGAAAAGGATCGGCAGCTAGCTGGGCCGACTGCAGCACCTAACGGTCTTTACCTAAAGGAGATTATCTATGAAGAATAA
- a CDS encoding bifunctional hydroxymethylpyrimidine kinase/phosphomethylpyrimidine kinase — protein sequence MKNKLILALSGNDIFSGGGLHADLATYTVHGLHGFVAVTCLTAMTDKGFEVLPTDEQVFAQQLSSLKDVPFSAIKLGLLPTVAIADQALDFIKKQAGIPAVLDPVLVCKETHDVEVSALRDELIKFFPYTTIITPNLPEAEILTQSDIKSLDDLKAAAVTLHELGAQNVVIKGGNRFNQDQALDLFYDGKDFVLLESPVLPNNNTGAGCTFASSIASQLLAGQSPLEAVNYSKDFVYRAIQRSDQYGVIQYEK from the coding sequence ATGAAGAATAAGCTGATTTTAGCCCTTTCTGGCAATGATATTTTTAGTGGTGGTGGTCTTCATGCGGATTTGGCTACTTATACGGTCCATGGCCTGCATGGTTTTGTAGCGGTGACTTGCTTGACCGCTATGACGGACAAGGGATTTGAAGTCCTTCCGACCGACGAGCAGGTCTTTGCGCAGCAACTCTCCTCGCTCAAAGATGTGCCGTTTTCGGCTATCAAGTTGGGCTTGTTACCAACGGTTGCCATTGCAGATCAGGCTCTGGACTTCATCAAAAAGCAAGCGGGGATACCAGCCGTGCTAGACCCTGTCCTAGTCTGCAAGGAAACCCACGATGTGGAAGTGTCGGCTCTTCGTGATGAATTGATCAAATTTTTCCCTTATACGACCATTATCACGCCCAATCTACCAGAAGCAGAAATCCTGACCCAGTCGGATATCAAGAGTCTGGATGATCTCAAGGCTGCGGCTGTGACTCTCCATGAACTGGGAGCTCAAAATGTCGTCATCAAGGGAGGAAATCGTTTCAACCAAGATCAGGCCCTTGATTTATTTTACGATGGCAAAGACTTTGTGTTGTTGGAAAGTCCTGTTTTACCAAATAATAATACAGGAGCCGGCTGTACCTTTGCTTCTAGCATAGCTAGTCAGCTTTTAGCAGGCCAATCACCTCTTGAAGCCGTCAACTATTCAAAAGATTTTGTTTACCGCGCTATCCAGCGCTCAGATCAGTATGGAGTTATTCAATATGAAAAATAA
- a CDS encoding ECF transporter S component, with the protein MKNNQTRKIALLAVITALSIVLGNFFKIPTPTGFLTLLDAGIYFTAFYFGRKEGALVGGLSGLLIDLVAGYPQWMVFSLICHGLQGYFAGFTGKQRYIGLLLAGLAMVGGYALFGSILSGPGAAIAAIWGNVMQNIFGLVVGYALYRAFPLVLKRAVQPE; encoded by the coding sequence ATGAAAAATAATCAGACAAGAAAAATCGCTTTGCTGGCTGTCATTACAGCCCTATCCATTGTTTTAGGGAATTTTTTCAAAATCCCTACGCCCACTGGTTTTCTAACCTTGCTAGATGCAGGGATTTACTTTACCGCATTTTATTTTGGTCGTAAGGAAGGAGCCTTGGTTGGGGGTTTGTCAGGTCTCTTGATTGACTTGGTGGCCGGTTATCCTCAGTGGATGGTCTTTAGCCTCATCTGTCATGGCCTTCAAGGCTACTTTGCTGGCTTCACTGGCAAGCAGCGTTATATCGGTTTGCTTTTGGCTGGACTTGCCATGGTCGGTGGCTATGCTCTCTTTGGTAGCATTTTGAGTGGCCCTGGTGCAGCTATCGCAGCGATTTGGGGCAATGTCATGCAAAATATTTTTGGTTTGGTGGTTGGATATGCCCTTTACAGAGCTTTTCCCCTTGTCTTGAAAAGAGCCGTTCAGCCAGAGTAA
- a CDS encoding TIGR01440 family protein, whose product MDLEKLEKETRQIATDVLDKAGLVKGNIFVLGLSSSEVMGGQIGQHSSREVGQVIVKTLLDILQARGIYLAVQGCEHLNRALVVERELAEKKDLEIVNVLPSLHAGGSGQLAAFDYMKDPVEVEFITAHAGLDVGDTSIGMHVKHVQVPIRPQLRSLGQAHVTALASRPKLIGGARASYIEDRVRKS is encoded by the coding sequence ATGGATTTAGAGAAGCTTGAAAAGGAGACCAGACAGATCGCTACAGATGTCTTGGACAAGGCGGGTTTGGTCAAGGGAAATATTTTTGTCCTAGGTCTATCTTCTAGTGAAGTCATGGGGGGACAGATTGGCCAGCATTCCAGTAGGGAAGTCGGCCAGGTCATTGTCAAGACCTTGTTAGATATTCTGCAAGCTCGGGGGATTTACTTGGCCGTTCAAGGCTGCGAACACCTCAACCGTGCCTTAGTTGTGGAACGAGAATTGGCAGAAAAGAAAGACCTAGAGATTGTCAATGTCCTGCCCAGCCTACATGCAGGCGGGAGTGGCCAGCTAGCGGCTTTTGACTATATGAAAGATCCTGTGGAGGTTGAGTTTATCACAGCCCATGCTGGCTTGGATGTGGGAGATACGTCAATCGGAATGCATGTCAAGCATGTTCAGGTTCCGATTCGCCCTCAACTGCGCAGTTTGGGCCAGGCTCACGTTACCGCCCTTGCCAGTCGTCCCAAGTTGATTGGCGGAGCTAGAGCGTCTTATATTGAAGATAGGGTTCGAAAATCTTAG
- the tig gene encoding trigger factor, whose protein sequence is MSVSFENKETNRGVLTFTIGQDQIKPALDRAFNAVKKNIAVPGFRKGHIPRPVFNQRFGEESLYQDVLNALLPAAYEAAVKEAGLEVVAQPKIDVTSMEKGQEWVITAEVVTKPEVKLGAYKDLEVSVDVSKEVTDAEVDERIERERNNLAELVLKDGAAAEGDTVVIDFVGSVDGVEFDGGKGDNFSLGLGSGQFIPGFEDQLVGHSAGETVDVVVTFPEDYQAADLAGKEAKFVTTIHEVKEKEVPALDDELAKDIDEEVETLAELKEKYRKELAAAKEAAYNDAVEAAAIDLAVENAEIVDLPEEMIHEEVHRAVNEFLGNMQRQGISPDMYFQITGTTQEDLHKQYEADAAARTKTNLVVEAVAKAEGFEASAEEVEAEITSLATDYNMEADRVRQLLSEEMLKHDIAVKKSVEVITSTAKVK, encoded by the coding sequence ATGTCTGTATCATTTGAAAACAAAGAAACAAATCGTGGTGTATTGACTTTTACTATCGGTCAAGACCAAATCAAACCTGCTTTGGATCGTGCTTTTAATGCAGTTAAGAAAAATATCGCTGTACCAGGTTTCCGTAAGGGTCATATTCCTCGTCCAGTCTTCAACCAACGTTTTGGTGAAGAATCACTTTACCAAGATGTCTTGAATGCATTGCTTCCAGCAGCTTATGAAGCAGCTGTAAAAGAAGCTGGTCTTGAAGTGGTTGCACAACCAAAAATTGATGTGACTTCAATGGAAAAAGGTCAAGAATGGGTGATCACTGCTGAAGTTGTGACAAAACCTGAAGTGAAATTGGGTGCTTACAAAGACCTTGAAGTATCTGTAGACGTTTCTAAGGAAGTTACTGATGCTGAAGTTGATGAGCGCATTGAGCGTGAACGCAATAACTTGGCTGAATTGGTTCTGAAAGATGGAGCAGCAGCTGAAGGTGATACAGTTGTCATCGACTTTGTTGGTTCTGTTGACGGTGTTGAATTTGACGGCGGAAAAGGCGATAACTTCTCACTTGGACTTGGTTCAGGTCAATTCATCCCAGGCTTCGAAGACCAATTGGTTGGTCACTCAGCTGGTGAAACAGTAGACGTTGTTGTAACCTTCCCAGAAGACTACCAAGCAGCTGACCTTGCTGGTAAAGAAGCAAAATTCGTTACAACAATCCATGAAGTAAAAGAAAAAGAAGTTCCGGCTCTTGATGATGAACTTGCAAAAGACATCGACGAAGAAGTTGAAACTCTTGCTGAATTGAAAGAAAAATACCGTAAAGAATTAGCAGCAGCGAAAGAAGCAGCTTACAACGATGCAGTTGAAGCAGCAGCGATTGACCTTGCAGTAGAAAATGCAGAAATCGTTGACCTTCCAGAAGAAATGATTCACGAAGAAGTTCATCGCGCTGTGAACGAATTCCTCGGCAACATGCAACGTCAAGGGATCTCTCCTGATATGTACTTCCAAATCACTGGTACAACTCAAGAAGACCTTCACAAACAATATGAAGCAGATGCTGCAGCACGCACTAAGACGAACCTTGTTGTAGAAGCAGTTGCGAAAGCAGAAGGCTTTGAAGCTAGCGCTGAAGAAGTTGAAGCAGAAATCACTTCATTGGCAACAGACTACAACATGGAAGCAGACCGCGTTCGCCAATTGCTTTCAGAAGAAATGCTTAAACATGATATCGCTGTTAAAAAATCAGTTGAAGTTATCACAAGCACTGCTAAAGTAAAATAA